The genomic stretch CGTCGGCTCTCGTTCGATAAGACCGGCAGGGTCGCCTTCTTCATAAGGCGAATATGCTCCGAGAGGAAGGGGGTGGATTTTCCTTCCTTCTTTCTTCCTCCCTCCGCCCTACTTCATGATCGGCATGACGAAATCGGCGCCCGCGCGAATCCCGGTCGGCCAGCGTGACGTGATCGTTTTCATTCAACAGCGAACGCTTCCAGCCGCCGAAGCTGTAAAACGCAAGCGGCACCGGGATCGGCACGTTGATCCCGACCATCCCCGCCTCCACCCGTCTGGCGAATTCGCGTGCGGTATCGCCGTCCCGGTGAAGATGGCGTTCCCGTTGACGAAATGACCGATGTTTTTCGGGGTTGTGGCTTCCAATTCGATACCTCCTCGTCTTGGAATCTGGCAAAAACTGTCGGATGTTTTCCTATAATCGCCTTGATTCCGGGTAAGGAACAAGGGGTTGCTATCTTTTTCCGTGGGGTTTTGAGGATACAATAACGATCGGGAGGATTCCCTGTTGACGGAGCTGCTCCTCGCCCGCGGCCAGATGGCGATGTTTTTCGCCTTCCACATCGTCTTCGCGGTGGCCGGCATGGGAATGCCCGTGCTGATGGTCGTCGCGGAGGCCGCATTCCGGAAAACCGGCAAACCCGTGTACCTCGAGCTCGCGAAACGTTGGGCGCGGGGAACCGGGGTGCTGTTCGCCGTCGGCGCGGTATCCGGTACGGTCCTCTCCTTAGAGATCGGCCTCCTCTGGCCCCGGTTCATGGAGTTCTCCGGAGGGATCATCGGGCTTCCCTTCGCCCTCGAGGGATTCGCCTTCTTCGCCGAGGCGATCTTCCTGGGGATCTATCTCTACGGCTGGGAGAAGGTCTCCCCCCGCCTCCACCTTCTTTCGGGCGTGGGCGTCGCCCTCGGAGGGATCCTCTCGGGAATCTTCGTGGTCACGGCGAACGCGTGGATGAACAGCCCCGCCGGGTTCACCCTGCTGGACGGCAGGCCGGTCGCCATCTTCCCGTTCGCCGCGATGTTCAACCCCGCGTGGAAGACGGAGACGCTTCACATGACCCTTGCCGCCTTCGCCGCTTCCGGGTTCGCGGTCGCGGGAATCCACGCCTTCATGCTGATGCGGAAAAGGGACAACCTGTTCCACCGACGGGCGCTCGCCATCGCCCTGTGGGTGGGAGGAACGGCGGCGATCCTTCAGCCTGTGAGCGGGGATTTCAGCGCGAGGTTTGTCGCCCGCAACCAGCCCGCGAAGCTCGCCGCCCTGGAGGGGCAGTTCCGGACCGAGCGGGGTGCGCCGATCCGGATCGGGGGGATTCCGGATGTCGACGCCATGGAGACAAGATATGCGATCGAGATTCCGCGGGGCTTGAGCTTCCTGGCCTTTCACGATCCCGACGCGGAGGTGAAGGGGCTTTCGGCGTTTCCCCGCGACGAGTGGCCGAACCCGTTGCCGGTCCACCTGGCCTTCCAGTTCATGGTTGCGTCCGGATCGGTCATGACCGCCCTGGCATTGGCGGCGGCCCTTTTCGCCTGGAGGAAACGGGAATGGCTCTACCACCGCCGGTTCCTCGGTGCCGTGGCGGCGTGCGGACCACTCGGAATCCTCTCCGTGGAGGCGGGTTGGATCGTAACCGAGCTCGGCCGGCAGCCGTGGGCCGTCCATCGCGTGATGCGGACGGCGGACGCCGTCACTACGGTCGGCGGACTTGCGATCCCGTTCGTCTTCTTCTCCCTGATCTACCTCGCCCTCGGGGTCTCCGCGGCCATCCTCCTCAGGCGGGAGGTATCGGCAAGCCCTGCCTTCCCTCTGGACGAGGAGAGCGGCAGAGGAGCCCGGTAGCCGATGCCGTCCCTTCCTTCCTTGCTGGCGGGGAGCATGCTCGGCGCCCTGTTGCTCTATGCCCTGACGGCCGGCGCCGATTTCGGGGGGGGCGTGTGGGACCTTCTCGCCCGGGGGCCGCGGGCAGATGCGCAGAGGCGTCTGATCGCCCGCGCCATCGGGCCCGTGTGGGAGACGAACCACATCTGGCTCATCGTCGCGGTCGTGGTTCTCTTCACCGGGTTTCCGCCGGCGTTCGCCGTGATCTGCACCGCGCTGTTCATTCCCCTGACCATCCTTCTCGCCGGGATCGTCCTGCGGGGAGCGGCCTTTGCGTTCCACGCATACCATCTCCACGAAGAACGGGGTGCGGGACGGTGGGGGACCCTTTTCGCGGGGGCCAGCCTCGTCACTCCAATCCTCCTGGGGGTGACGATCGGCGCGATCTCCTCCGGCAGGATCCCCGCGGAAACGCTCGCCTTCACCGGGGACACGTCGAGCTGGCTCGCCCCCTTTCCCCTCGCGGTGGGAGCCCTTACCCTTTCCGTGTTTTCCTACCTGGCGGCCGTCTACCTGATCCTGGAAACGGAGGACCCCGACCTGCGTGCCGATTTCCGAATCCGTGCCCTCTGGTCGGCAGCGATTGTCGCCCTGCTGTCCGTTTTCGTCCCGGTGATCGCGAAGACGGGAGCTCCGGACTTCTCCCGGGCATTGATCGGGAGCGACTGGTCCGTGAGCATCGTCATGTTCAACGCCACCGCCGCATTGGGAGCTTACGTCTCCCTATATCTTTGCGCCTTCCGGACGGCCCGCATCTGCGCGGCCGTTCAGGTGGTCCTGATCCTTGCCGGCTGGGGGCTTGCCCAGTTCCCGTATCTCGTCCGGCCGGCGATCACCTTCGAGTCGGCCGCAACGGCCCCGTCCACCATGCGCCTCCTCCTGGTTTCCCTCGCTGCGGGAGCGGTCTTCCTGTTCCCGGCCATCTACCTCCTGATGCGAATCTTCAAGAAGGAGGTCCTGTACGGCCGGCCCGGTCGGAAACCGTGACGGATTTCGAAACGTTTCTCGCCGAGGCCCTTCCCTTTTTCGGACTCTCCCCCTCGGCCTTGCTCAGACGGAACATCCGCCGCCGTGTCATGAAGCGAATGGAGTCGCAAGGGATCCACGACTTCCGGGCCTATCTCTCTCTTCTGCGCCGCGACCTCTCGGAACGGGAGGCGCTCCGACCCCTCCTGACCGTGACGATTTCCCGGTTCTTCCGGAACCGCCGGGTGTTCGAGACCCTGTCCCGCCAGGTACTCCCCCCCCTCGCCGCGAAGGGGCAGCCGGTTCGCGCCTGGAGCGCGGGGTGCGCCTCGGGGGAGGAGGCGTTCACCCTGCGGATCCTGTGGGAGGAACTTCCGGGTCCGAAGCCTTCCCTTTTCCTCCTCGCGACGGATGTGGATGAGAGCTGTCTACCGCGGGCCCGGGAGGGACGTTACCCGGAAAGCAGCCTCCGCGAAGTTCCCCGGTCGACGGCGGAACGGTATTTCCGAAGGGATGAAGGAGAGTACCGGTTGCGGGAGGTCGTGGTACGTTCCGTGGAGTTCCGAAGGCACGATCTCCTGCGGAACTCCTTGCCCGGAAATTTCGATCTCGTCCTGTGCCGCAACACGGCATTCACCTATTTCGACGCCCCGCGCCGGATCACGGTCGTCGAGGCGATCGCATCGGTCCTGCCCCCGGGGGGGATCCTCGTCATCGGGAGGACGGAGAAACTCCCCAGGCAGGCCGCAGATTGGTTCGCCACGGCCTTCCCCCGGGACAACATC from Candidatus Deferrimicrobiaceae bacterium encodes the following:
- a CDS encoding cytochrome d ubiquinol oxidase subunit II, whose protein sequence is MPSLPSLLAGSMLGALLLYALTAGADFGGGVWDLLARGPRADAQRRLIARAIGPVWETNHIWLIVAVVVLFTGFPPAFAVICTALFIPLTILLAGIVLRGAAFAFHAYHLHEERGAGRWGTLFAGASLVTPILLGVTIGAISSGRIPAETLAFTGDTSSWLAPFPLAVGALTLSVFSYLAAVYLILETEDPDLRADFRIRALWSAAIVALLSVFVPVIAKTGAPDFSRALIGSDWSVSIVMFNATAALGAYVSLYLCAFRTARICAAVQVVLILAGWGLAQFPYLVRPAITFESAATAPSTMRLLLVSLAAGAVFLFPAIYLLMRIFKKEVLYGRPGRKP
- a CDS encoding aldehyde dehydrogenase family protein, which codes for MPDSKTRRYRIGSHNPEKHRSFRQRERHLHRDGDTAREFARRVEAGMVGINVPIPVPLAFYSFGGWKRSLLNENDHVTLADRDSRGRRFRHADHEVGRREEERRKENPPPSSRSIFAL
- a CDS encoding protein-glutamate O-methyltransferase CheR → MTDFETFLAEALPFFGLSPSALLRRNIRRRVMKRMESQGIHDFRAYLSLLRRDLSEREALRPLLTVTISRFFRNRRVFETLSRQVLPPLAAKGQPVRAWSAGCASGEEAFTLRILWEELPGPKPSLFLLATDVDESCLPRAREGRYPESSLREVPRSTAERYFRRDEGEYRLREVVVRSVEFRRHDLLRNSLPGNFDLVLCRNTAFTYFDAPRRITVVEAIASVLPPGGILVIGRTEKLPRQAADWFATAFPRDNIHRRVPFPRSGR
- a CDS encoding cytochrome ubiquinol oxidase subunit I, with the protein product MTELLLARGQMAMFFAFHIVFAVAGMGMPVLMVVAEAAFRKTGKPVYLELAKRWARGTGVLFAVGAVSGTVLSLEIGLLWPRFMEFSGGIIGLPFALEGFAFFAEAIFLGIYLYGWEKVSPRLHLLSGVGVALGGILSGIFVVTANAWMNSPAGFTLLDGRPVAIFPFAAMFNPAWKTETLHMTLAAFAASGFAVAGIHAFMLMRKRDNLFHRRALAIALWVGGTAAILQPVSGDFSARFVARNQPAKLAALEGQFRTERGAPIRIGGIPDVDAMETRYAIEIPRGLSFLAFHDPDAEVKGLSAFPRDEWPNPLPVHLAFQFMVASGSVMTALALAAALFAWRKREWLYHRRFLGAVAACGPLGILSVEAGWIVTELGRQPWAVHRVMRTADAVTTVGGLAIPFVFFSLIYLALGVSAAILLRREVSASPAFPLDEESGRGAR